The Pectobacterium sp. A5351 genome contains the following window.
ATTGATGCAACCTATTTCTCTAAAAAGCGCGGTATTTGGCTGTCAGGTGATTGATTTACCGCCTTATAGGTTGTTTTGTGACCGTAATGTGGCGATGGGAGGAAACCCCACCTTTTACTGTGCCGCGTGCCGAATGGCATACGCGCGATCCGTGGATTTATATGCTGTCCCATTCCTTTCTCGATAGCCGTTTGTTATCGTTCGACGGTAAATTTTTTGATGTAAAAAGCGAGTGCAAAGATGAAGGGACGGTGGGGAAAATATGTGCTGACCGCAGTGGTCATTGCCATTCTGGCTGGGTGTCAATCCCGGCCAACCGATCGCGGGCAGCAATATAAAGATGGTCACCTCAACCAGCCTCTGGAATTGGTGAATGAGCCGAATGCCAAGGGTAAACCCGTCAACGCACGGGATTTCATGACTCAGGTTTCTGAAATCCGCTCGGCGTCACCGAATCTCTATACGCGCAATAATACGACTTTTCAGGCGATTGAAAACTGGATGATGTCCGGGGCTGATACCCGTGAACTGAGCAAGTTTGGTCTGAACGCCTGGCAGATGGAAGGCGTTGATAATTTTGGTAACGTGCAGTTTACCGGTTATTACACGCCGGTGTTGCAGGCGCGCCATACCCGCCAGGGGGAATTCCGCCATCCTTTATATGCCATGCCGTCGAAGGGCAGAAAGAACAGTCGGCTGCCGGATCGTGCTGGCATTTATGCTGGAGCGCTGGATGACAGGCTGGTTCTCGCCTGGACTAACTCGCTGGTCGATAACTTCATGATGGAAGTGCAGGGCAGCGCCTATATTGATTTTGGCGATGGACGTCCGCTGACGTTCTTCGGCTATGCGGGTAAAAACGGCCATGCCTACCGCAGTATTGGTAAAGTGTTGATCGATCGGGGTGAAGTCCCGCGTGAAGAGATGTCTATG
Protein-coding sequences here:
- the mltA gene encoding murein transglycosylase A; its protein translation is MKGRWGKYVLTAVVIAILAGCQSRPTDRGQQYKDGHLNQPLELVNEPNAKGKPVNARDFMTQVSEIRSASPNLYTRNNTTFQAIENWMMSGADTRELSKFGLNAWQMEGVDNFGNVQFTGYYTPVLQARHTRQGEFRHPLYAMPSKGRKNSRLPDRAGIYAGALDDRLVLAWTNSLVDNFMMEVQGSAYIDFGDGRPLTFFGYAGKNGHAYRSIGKVLIDRGEVPREEMSMQAIRKWAEQHTEYEVRELFEQNPSFVFFKPMMSAPVKGASAVPLVAKASVASDRSLIPAGTALLMEVPLLDNVGKFTGKYEMRLMIALDVGGAIKGQHFDMYQGIGPDAGHSAGFYNHYGRVWVLKNAQSSTANGSGSSLLVNYQQN